Proteins encoded in a region of the Podospora pseudopauciseta strain CBS 411.78 chromosome 6, whole genome shotgun sequence genome:
- the CHT2_2 gene encoding Chitinase 2 (EggNog:ENOG503NVBP; CAZy:GH18; COG:G) yields MLRSRNLLALCGIIFSLSSKVLAGFDPTASNNIAVYWGQNSISLTSGGQQRLSYYCANTPINIIPLAFLYTIKTPSTTINFANAGDNCTLFSGSQLLSCPQLEEDIQTCQTAHNKSILLSIGGATYTEGGFSSPAEAVQMAGAVWEMFGPKKEGSKVERPFGDAVVDGFDIDLEAVAVNMVDFVGELRRLMDADGGKKKFYMSGAPQCPFPDAAMGGLMDGVGFDFVMVQFYNNWCGVDSWKASGGGDGNGESQFNFERWDQWAREESKNKGVKVLLGVPGSQAAGRGYVNGEVLKGVVEYVKGFESFGGVMMWDMSQVYGNTGFLDSIQAALGSDGQSSGQGSGLPPTQTASQTTIPTSLPSSQLDSLLSSLLSSQTAFVTITTTVVVSATATEFSTEEVPSPTTASVKSTSGSSTPTGAPVPHWGTCGGIYHLGSTVCESPYQCVVLSVWYSQCL; encoded by the exons ATGCTTCGATCTCGCaatctcctcgccctctgcgGCAtcatcttttctctctccagCAAAGTCCTCGCGGGCTTCGACCCCACCGCCTCAAACAACATCGCGGTCTACTGGG GCCAAaactccatctccctcacctcggGCGGCCAGCAACGCCTCTCCTACTACTGcgccaacacccccatcaacatcatccccctcgccttcctctaCACGATCAAGACCCCCTCCACGACAATCAACTTTGCCAACGCGGGCGACAATTGCACCCTCTTCTCCGGTAGCCAGCTCCTATCCTGCCCTCAGCTCGAAGAAGACATCCAAACCTGCCAGACGGCCCACAACAAATCTATACTCTTGTCTATCGGGGGAGCAACTTACACCGAAGGGGGTTTTTCCTCCCCTGCCGAGGCGGTCCAGATGGCGGGGGCGGTATGGGAGATGTTTGGaccgaagaaggaggggtcAAAGGTGGAGAGACCGTTTGGGgatgcggtggtggatgggtttgATATTGACTTGGAGGCTGTGGCGGTGAATATGGTTGATTTTGTGGgggagttgaggaggttgatggatgcGGATGGTGGGAAGAAAAAGTTTTACATGAGTGGTGCGCCGCAGTGCCCGTTTCCTGATGCGgcgatgggggggttgatggatggggtggggttTGATTTTGTGATGGTGcagttttataataattgGTGTGGGGTTGATAGTTGGAAGGCttctgggggtggtgatgggaatgGTGAGAGCCAGTTCAACTTTGAGAGGTGGGATCAGTGGGCTAGGGAGGAGAGTAAGAATAAGGGGGTGAAGGTTTTGTTGGGGGTGCCGGGGAGTcaggcggcggggagggggtatgtgaatggggaggtgttgaagggggtggtggagtaTGTGAAGGGGTTTGAgagttttgggggggtgatgatgtg GGATATGTCGCAGGTTTATGGGAATACTGGGTTCTTGGACAGTATCCAGGCTGCGCTGGGGAGTGATGGCCAGTCGTCTGGTCAAGGATCCGGTCTGCCGCCCACGCAAACGGCCAGCCAAACAACGATTCCAACCAGTCTACCATCCAGCCAACTAGATAGCCTTCTGTCTAGCCTCCTATCCAGCCAAACGGCATTCGTTACCATTACAACTACTGTTGTTGTCAGCGCGACAGCAACTGAATTTTCCACGGAAGAGGTCCCATCGCCTACGACGGCGTCTGTCAAGTCTACATCGGGCTCGTCAACCCCGACTGGCGCACCGGTGCCTCACTGGGGAACATGTGGTGGGATATACCACCTGGGATCGACGGTTTGTGAATCTCCATATCAATGTGTCGTGTTGAGCGTGTGGTATTCACAATGTCTTTGA
- a CDS encoding hypothetical protein (EggNog:ENOG503P0KC), translating to MEGATMTVAASTTDTTAVVEEGRYESTDEDDEGGDGEGWHELVDIIDARCKIKKLATTDGNTLRENMEIEDGDLDKNLVQDYEDLFENSARAEEDYSRVHRQRGSLRVTLVAVIVPNDEVDQFLITGTSKKKEAQGLLPRYLEKCSNPDERESTMKNVRTLAQLVWAAKPDPYGYILQFATRDFNEETALKFLAAVLQ from the exons ATGGAGGGTGCGACTATGACGGTGGCGGCTAGTACGACCGATACGACCGCCGTAGTAGAAGAG GGTAGATACGAGTCGaccgacgaggatgacgaagGAGGTGACGGTGAAGGCTGGCACGAATTGGTTGATATTATAGACGCGAGGtgcaagatcaagaagctcgCTACGACCGATGGAAACACGCTGCGCGAGAACATGGAGATTGAAGACGGTGACCTGGACAAGAACTTGGTTCAGGATTACGAAGACCTTTTCGAGAATTCCGCACGCGCGGAGGAAGATTACTCGAGGGTCCACAGGCAACGAG GGAGTCTCCGCGTCACACTG GTTGCCGTCATTGTTCCCAACGACGAGGTCGACCAGTTCCTGATCACAGGCAcgtccaaaaaaaaagaggcaCAGGGTCTTCTGCCACGCTACCTTGAGAAGTGCTCCAACCCAGACGAGCGCGAGTCGACAATGAAAAATGTTCGCACCCTCGCACAGCTTGTATGGGCAGCCAAACCGGACCCATACGGCTACATCTTGCAGTTTGCTACGCGGGATTTCAACGAAGAGACTGCACTGAAGTTCTTGGCGGCTGTTCTGCAATAA
- a CDS encoding hypothetical protein (EggNog:ENOG503P0KC) gives MGWVRAKAGFILGTPLFDLVKKAAAEDSLTQLTPVIEKQASLTPFTAAAVMRIIELANEGVFDKTASLEICKLLLLKSVFDTMSLTKLRTVETAEAEFRNASKSRSNGYPYYQMRPIRDGPHQNPETYITPNFLAECLARCIELNWDDLAMRFSPIIAANIAQRQPTFLSLLPRYQELALAVLEAYLEKQVGKEPGGAEAYSGQGLVRCSCGDCADLNRFLKGGQRVWSLRAAE, from the exons ATGGGTTGGGTCCGGGCCAAGGCCGGGTTCATTCTCGGGACGCCATTGTTTGATCTCGTCAAGAAGGCTGCAGCCGAGGACTC TCTCACCCA ATTGACCCCAGTCATCGAAAAACAAGCCTCCTTGACACCATTTACTGCGGCTGCTGTTATGAGAATCATTGAACTAGCAAACGAAGGCGTCTTTGATAAGACTGCGAGCTTGGAGATTtgcaagctgctgctgctcaagtCCGTTTTCGATACGATGTCACTCACCAAGCTCCGGACCGTGGAAACAGCAGAGGCCGAGTTCCGCAATGCTTCAAAGAGTCGCAGTAACGGCTATCCGTACTACCAAATGAGGCCCATTCGGGACGGACCACATCAGAATCCTGAGACCTACATCACACCCAACTTCTTGGCCGAGTGCCTGGCCCGGTGCATCGAACTCAACTGGGACGACCTAGCCATGCGCTTTTCCCCCATCATTGCCGCCAACATTGCCCAG CGGCAGCCAACGTTTCTGTCTCTACTCCCCCGCTACCAAGAGCTTGCGCTTGCTGTCCTGGAAGCATACCTGGAGAAGCAGGTCGGAAAGGAGCCCGGTGGTGCAGAGGCCTATTCCGGCCAGGGTCTTGTAAGGTGTAGCTGCGGCGACTGCGCGGATCTCAACCGATTTCTCAAAGGAGGGCAGCGCGTTTGGTCACTACGCGCGGCTGAGTAA